Proteins from a single region of Egicoccus sp. AB-alg2:
- the accB gene encoding acetyl-CoA carboxylase biotin carboxyl carrier protein — MNLTNDDVQELLRLLDQVPLDEFEVTTDRFHVRLRRSGSDGWTQVRQVTAPPRPAVTVEAHATATTGAPDAPEREPVELEGRLAVRAPLLGTFYRAPRPGADPFVEVGDHVDEDTAVGIVETMKLMNSVPAGVVGTVVEILKGNAEFTEKDEILMVVEPDVP; from the coding sequence GTGAACCTCACCAACGACGACGTCCAGGAGCTCCTCCGGCTGCTCGATCAGGTCCCGCTCGACGAGTTCGAGGTCACCACCGACCGGTTCCATGTGCGGCTGCGGCGTTCGGGCAGCGACGGCTGGACCCAGGTCCGCCAGGTGACGGCGCCGCCACGGCCGGCGGTCACCGTCGAAGCCCACGCCACCGCGACCACCGGCGCGCCGGACGCGCCCGAGCGTGAGCCGGTCGAACTCGAAGGGCGGCTGGCGGTCCGAGCCCCGCTGCTCGGGACCTTCTACCGCGCGCCGCGACCCGGCGCCGACCCGTTCGTCGAGGTCGGCGACCACGTCGACGAGGACACGGCGGTCGGCATCGTGGAGACCATGAAGCTCATGAACTCGGTCCCGGCAGGCGTGGTCGGGACGGTGGTCGAGATCCTCAAGGGCAACGCGGAGTTCACCGAGAAGGACGAGATCCTGATGGTCGTCGAACCGGACGTACCGTGA
- a CDS encoding acetyl/propionyl/methylcrotonyl-CoA carboxylase subunit alpha codes for MILRRVLIANRGEIAARIIGTCQWLGIEAILAASDADLDSLPARLADGVVRLGPAPAGQSYLDVEAVVAAARTVGADAIHPGYGFLSENERLARACDAAGIVFVGPTAGQLAAVGDKLTARRHALEAGLPVVPGGEVDDVASAESLVDRLGLPVLVKAVGGGGGRGMQRVTDRSQLRTTLDRSMAEAEAAFGDPRVYLERFVVSGRHVEVQVLGDGADVVHLGTRDCSVQRRYQKLIEEAPAPCLDDALRDRMHDAAVAFARHLGYRGAGTVEFLVDRERGSFYFLEMNARLQVEHPVTEAITGVDLVAEQIAVAEGQPLRLRQSDVTFRGHAFECRINAEDWERDFAPTPGTVTEAIFPAGPGIRIDTHVQAGAVVPPFYDSLIAKLIVHAGDRPSALERLRSALRRCAIDGVSTTVPMHLAVADDPEFARGGVDTRWFPQFLEHGSPAPAAAPAGRLGP; via the coding sequence GTGATCCTGCGTCGAGTGCTGATCGCCAACCGCGGCGAGATCGCCGCCCGGATCATCGGCACCTGTCAGTGGCTCGGCATCGAGGCGATCCTCGCCGCCTCGGACGCGGACCTCGACTCGCTACCGGCGCGCCTCGCCGACGGCGTCGTCCGGCTCGGCCCCGCCCCCGCCGGGCAGAGCTACCTCGACGTCGAGGCAGTCGTCGCCGCAGCGCGAACCGTCGGCGCGGACGCGATCCATCCCGGGTACGGGTTCCTCTCCGAGAACGAACGCCTGGCCCGCGCCTGTGACGCCGCCGGCATCGTCTTCGTCGGCCCCACGGCCGGCCAGCTCGCGGCCGTCGGCGACAAGCTCACCGCCCGCCGTCACGCGCTCGAGGCCGGTCTGCCCGTCGTCCCCGGCGGCGAGGTGGACGACGTTGCGAGCGCCGAGTCGCTGGTCGACCGGCTCGGCCTCCCGGTGCTGGTCAAGGCCGTCGGCGGCGGCGGTGGGCGCGGGATGCAACGGGTGACGGATCGCTCGCAGTTGCGCACGACACTCGACCGCTCGATGGCCGAGGCGGAGGCGGCCTTCGGCGACCCGCGCGTCTACCTCGAACGCTTCGTCGTCTCCGGGCGGCACGTCGAGGTGCAGGTGCTGGGTGACGGTGCCGACGTCGTCCACCTCGGCACCCGCGACTGCTCGGTCCAGCGCCGCTACCAGAAGCTCATCGAGGAGGCGCCGGCGCCCTGCCTCGACGACGCGCTGCGCGATCGCATGCACGACGCCGCCGTCGCGTTCGCGCGCCACCTGGGGTACCGCGGCGCCGGGACGGTGGAGTTCCTCGTCGACCGTGAGCGTGGCTCGTTCTACTTCCTCGAGATGAATGCCCGGCTGCAGGTGGAGCATCCGGTCACGGAGGCGATCACCGGCGTGGACCTCGTCGCCGAGCAGATCGCGGTCGCCGAGGGCCAGCCGCTGCGACTGCGGCAGTCCGACGTGACCTTCCGCGGTCATGCCTTCGAGTGCCGGATCAACGCCGAGGACTGGGAGCGTGACTTCGCCCCGACGCCCGGCACCGTGACCGAGGCGATCTTCCCGGCCGGACCGGGAATCCGCATCGACACGCACGTGCAGGCCGGCGCCGTGGTGCCGCCCTTCTACGACTCGCTGATCGCCAAGCTGATCGTCCACGCCGGGGATCGGCCGTCGGCGCTCGAGCGGCTGCGCAGTGCCCTGCGCCGATGCGCCATCGACGGGGTGTCGACGACCGTGCCGATGCACCTGGCCGTCGCCGACGATCCGGAGTTCGCCCGTGGTGGCGTGGACACCCGGTGGTTCCCGCAGTTCCTCGAACACGGCTCCCCCGCCCCCGCCGCTGCGCCCGCCGGGAGGCTCGGCCCATGA